A section of the Pseudomonadota bacterium genome encodes:
- a CDS encoding serine/threonine protein kinase produces the protein MPTDTDDWAYASLTPDRILDDIESLGWRCDGRLLALNSYENRVYQVGLEDGDPVVAKFYRPGRWSAEAVAEEHALVGELAAREVPVVAALPAPATGEALNHCAPWWIAVYPRRGGYALEMDQPDHLYRVGQVLGRLHLVAEQRPFTARPRLSTEEFGDHAIARVLGSDLVPLDMRAVYEGVATDLLERVKQSLAAFGDITEIRLHGDCHASNVLIRDDRLLLVDFDDARSGPAIQDLWLFLSGDVAARNAALAELVEGYEEFRPFPTRELPLIAPLASLRLLHYAGWLAARWSDPAFPAAFPWFGEARYWDQHVLDLREQIAAMQEPHGLRVGPV, from the coding sequence ATGCCGACCGACACCGACGACTGGGCCTATGCCAGCCTGACCCCCGACCGGATACTCGACGACATCGAGTCCTTGGGCTGGCGCTGCGACGGGCGGCTGTTGGCGCTGAACAGCTACGAGAACCGGGTCTACCAGGTCGGGCTTGAAGACGGCGACCCGGTGGTCGCGAAGTTCTACCGGCCCGGGCGCTGGTCGGCCGAGGCCGTCGCCGAGGAGCACGCCCTCGTCGGTGAGCTGGCTGCACGCGAGGTGCCGGTGGTAGCAGCCTTGCCGGCGCCCGCCACGGGCGAAGCCCTCAACCACTGCGCGCCCTGGTGGATTGCGGTCTACCCGCGCCGGGGCGGCTACGCGCTCGAGATGGACCAACCCGACCACCTCTACCGCGTCGGTCAGGTGCTCGGCCGCCTGCACCTTGTGGCCGAACAGCGGCCGTTCACCGCACGCCCGCGGCTGAGCACCGAAGAATTCGGCGACCACGCCATTGCCCGCGTCCTTGGCAGCGACCTTGTGCCGCTCGACATGCGCGCGGTGTATGAGGGCGTCGCCACCGACCTGCTCGAGCGCGTCAAGCAGTCACTCGCGGCGTTTGGGGACATCACCGAAATCCGCCTTCATGGCGACTGCCACGCGAGCAACGTGCTGATCCGCGACGACCGGCTGCTGCTGGTGGATTTCGACGACGCGCGAAGCGGCCCAGCCATCCAGGACCTTTGGCTGTTTCTCTCCGGCGACGTGGCCGCGCGCAACGCTGCACTCGCCGAACTCGTCGAAGGCTACGAAGAATTCCGGCCCTTCCCAACGCGAGAACTCCCGCTCATAGCACCGCTCGCGAGCCTCCGCCTGCTGCACTACGCCGGCTGGCTCGCCGCGCGCTGGTCCGACCCCGCCTTCCCCGCCGCCTTCCCCTGGTTCGGCGAAGCCCGCTACTGGGACCAACACGTCCTCGACCTGCGCGAACAGATCGCCGCCATGCAAGAGCCCCACGGCTTGCGTGTCGGGCCGGTGTAG
- a CDS encoding OmpA family protein has protein sequence MQKKVLITLAASAVLAGCSSLGGGSGEASPMHNINCPGGEGARDGYVGNPASNIYLNAGSEFLHGPGWGEDDAFHPCEGIFPEPEPEPEPEPEPEPEPEPDATPVVMNVPVKLDAQALFATDSSDIGSSGSAALDSLAAGIGALDKVRRVVVVGHADSTGSDAYNQALSERRAQAVADYLGGKLPGIDMAAVGRGETKPIASNDTALGRAKNRRVEVVVIGSKSETQ, from the coding sequence ATGCAGAAGAAAGTACTGATCACGTTGGCGGCGAGTGCGGTTCTCGCCGGCTGCAGTTCACTGGGCGGCGGCAGCGGTGAAGCCTCGCCGATGCACAACATCAACTGCCCCGGCGGCGAAGGCGCGCGTGACGGCTACGTGGGCAACCCCGCGAGCAACATCTACCTGAACGCCGGCAGCGAATTCCTGCACGGCCCGGGCTGGGGTGAAGACGACGCCTTCCACCCGTGTGAAGGCATCTTCCCGGAGCCCGAGCCGGAGCCGGAACCCGAGCCGGAACCCGAGCCAGAGCCGGAGCCTGATGCCACCCCGGTGGTGATGAACGTGCCGGTCAAGCTCGACGCCCAGGCGCTCTTCGCCACCGACAGCTCCGACATCGGCAGCTCCGGTTCCGCGGCACTCGACTCGCTCGCAGCCGGCATCGGCGCGCTCGACAAGGTCCGCCGCGTCGTGGTCGTCGGCCACGCCGACAGCACCGGCTCTGACGCCTACAACCAGGCCCTGTCCGAGCGCCGCGCGCAAGCGGTCGCCGACTACCTCGGCGGCAAACTGCCGGGCATCGACATGGCAGCGGTTGGCCGCGGTGAGACCAAGCCCATCGCCAGCAACGACACGGCACTGGGCCGCGCCAAGAACCGCCGCGTTGAAGTGGTGGTGATCGGCAGCAAGTCCGAGACCCAGTAA
- the gndA gene encoding NADP-dependent phosphogluconate dehydrogenase — translation MSASIGLIGLGVMGANLALNIAERGNTVAVFNRTVERTAAFMESADELADRFVPTQSLEDLVAALEAPRMIILMVPAGAAVDAQLDALHPLLEPGDLLLDCGNADFNETQRRLAALADTGIGWVGVGVSGGSEGARFGPSIMVGCTEDEYARVSPVLTAIAAQYDGAPCCARLGTDGAGHFVKTLHNGIEYADMQMLAEAYGVMRDGLGWSAADIAAVFERWNDGVLNAYLVEITAEVLKVTDDTTGGPIVDIIADRAGQKGTGTWSAIEAQKLGRPATTVEAAVSARCVSSLSGLRERLAPVYADTGTGKVEFNDDTVELLELALLAGRVCAYAQGFSAIAAASREHHWDVPLARVAEIWRAGCIIRSRLLDDMASAFRSGVDYDNLLTHEHFVPQTAVAVPALRQTVGACVAAGLPVPALSSALAWFDGIRQARSTANLIQAQRDFFGSHGFERLDKTGAFHGPW, via the coding sequence GTGAGTGCTTCAATCGGTTTGATCGGTCTGGGTGTCATGGGCGCAAACCTCGCCCTCAACATCGCCGAGCGCGGCAACACCGTCGCGGTCTTCAACCGCACGGTCGAGCGTACCGCCGCGTTCATGGAATCCGCCGACGAGCTCGCCGACCGCTTTGTGCCGACGCAGTCGCTCGAGGATCTGGTCGCCGCCCTCGAGGCGCCGCGCATGATCATCCTCATGGTGCCCGCGGGTGCAGCGGTCGACGCGCAGCTCGACGCGTTGCACCCGTTGCTCGAGCCGGGTGACCTGCTGCTCGACTGCGGCAACGCCGATTTCAACGAAACCCAGCGGCGCCTGGCGGCGCTAGCCGACACCGGCATCGGCTGGGTGGGCGTCGGGGTGTCGGGCGGCAGCGAGGGCGCGCGCTTCGGGCCGTCGATCATGGTCGGCTGTACCGAGGACGAGTACGCGCGCGTGTCGCCCGTGCTGACTGCCATCGCGGCCCAGTACGATGGCGCGCCCTGTTGCGCGCGCCTCGGCACCGACGGCGCCGGCCATTTCGTCAAAACCCTGCACAACGGCATCGAGTACGCCGACATGCAGATGCTGGCCGAGGCCTACGGCGTGATGCGCGACGGGCTCGGCTGGTCTGCGGCCGACATCGCTGCGGTGTTCGAGCGCTGGAACGACGGCGTGCTCAACGCCTACCTCGTCGAAATCACCGCCGAGGTGCTGAAAGTCACCGACGACACCACCGGCGGGCCGATCGTCGACATCATCGCCGACCGCGCCGGCCAGAAGGGCACGGGCACCTGGTCGGCCATCGAGGCGCAGAAACTCGGCCGGCCGGCCACCACCGTGGAAGCGGCGGTGTCGGCGCGCTGTGTGTCCTCGCTATCCGGGCTGCGCGAGCGCCTCGCGCCGGTCTACGCCGACACCGGCACCGGCAAAGTGGAATTCAACGACGACACGGTCGAGCTGCTCGAGCTCGCGTTGCTGGCCGGGCGCGTGTGTGCGTACGCGCAGGGCTTCAGTGCGATTGCGGCCGCGTCGCGCGAACACCACTGGGACGTGCCGCTCGCGCGTGTCGCCGAGATCTGGCGGGCGGGGTGCATCATCCGGTCGCGCCTGCTCGACGACATGGCGTCGGCGTTCCGCTCGGGCGTGGACTACGACAACTTGTTGACGCATGAACATTTTGTGCCACAAACGGCGGTGGCGGTGCCGGCACTCCGCCAAACCGTTGGCGCCTGTGTGGCTGCGGGCCTGCCGGTGCCGGCGCTGTCGTCGGCGCTCGCGTGGTTTGACGGCATCCGTCAGGCGCGCAGCACAGCCAACCTGATCCAGGCACAGCGGGACTTTTTCGGCTCCCACGGCTTCGAGCGGCTCGACAAAACCGGGGCCTTTCACGGGCCCTGGTAA
- a CDS encoding DMT family transporter — translation MATRSSTASDRPLQGILLMSVAMLLLPGIDAIAKLLAERVPVVQIVWARFAFQSVFFGVALALWGRPGSARPVQLPRQLARGALIALATVLFFSALPHLPLADAIALFFVEPLLLTLLAAVLLGEAIGWRRLAAVAVGFGSALLIIQPSFARVGAAALLPVAAAGAFAFYLILTRSLSAVVTPLAMQFYAGVAGAAVMTAVLGLGAVGWVADWQPVWPAWTDWLWLALLGAIASVGHFMVVLAFARAPASTLAPFQYLEIITATALGYSVFGDLPSGLAVVGMIGVIGSGLFIAWREHRLARATQGES, via the coding sequence ATGGCCACGCGTTCATCGACGGCGTCCGACCGTCCCCTGCAGGGCATCCTGCTCATGTCGGTCGCGATGCTGCTGCTGCCCGGCATCGACGCGATTGCCAAACTGCTCGCCGAGCGGGTGCCGGTTGTCCAGATTGTCTGGGCGCGCTTCGCGTTCCAGTCGGTGTTTTTTGGGGTCGCACTGGCCCTTTGGGGCCGGCCCGGCAGCGCCAGGCCGGTCCAGTTGCCGCGCCAGTTGGCCCGCGGCGCCCTGATTGCGCTGGCGACGGTGCTGTTCTTCAGTGCGCTGCCGCACCTGCCGCTGGCCGACGCCATCGCGCTCTTCTTCGTCGAGCCCCTGCTGCTGACGCTCCTGGCTGCGGTGCTGCTCGGTGAAGCGATCGGGTGGCGTCGCCTGGCCGCCGTGGCGGTCGGCTTCGGCAGCGCGTTGCTGATCATCCAACCGAGCTTCGCCCGGGTCGGCGCGGCGGCTTTGCTGCCGGTCGCGGCGGCCGGGGCCTTTGCCTTCTACCTCATCCTGACGCGGAGCCTCAGCGCCGTGGTGACACCGCTTGCGATGCAGTTCTACGCCGGGGTCGCGGGCGCGGCGGTGATGACGGCGGTGTTGGGCCTCGGTGCCGTCGGTTGGGTGGCCGACTGGCAGCCGGTGTGGCCGGCGTGGACCGACTGGCTGTGGCTCGCGCTGCTGGGCGCGATTGCGTCGGTCGGGCACTTCATGGTGGTGCTCGCCTTTGCCCGCGCGCCCGCGTCGACGCTCGCGCCGTTTCAGTACCTCGAGATCATCACCGCCACGGCGCTCGGCTACAGTGTGTTTGGGGATTTGCCGAGCGGTCTGGCCGTTGTCGGTATGATAGGGGTCATTGGATCGGGTCTGTTCATCGCCTGGCGCGAACACAGACTCGCGCGTGCAACACAAGGAGAAAGCTGA
- a CDS encoding trimethylamine methyltransferase family protein, whose amino-acid sequence MASASPRRRRNARAAKHAERAAPLQEHERPVRPGFEGGRYAPFTDAQLEHLHRATLDVLADIGLANAIPSCVERVVAAGGELTDAGRLRFPKALVEDTLAHCMRNVVMHARDPQYDLNLSGSRVHFGSAGAAVHMVDIENDTYRDSTLLDLYDLARLVDTLDNVHFFQRPVVARDMVDNRDLDINSLYVCLAGTTKHIGVGFTEPDYVREGLELLHKVAGGEDKWRERPFVSMSNCFVVPPLRFAEDACRCMEVAIEGGMPVLLLSAGQAGATSPASLAGSVVQAVAECLAGLVYTNLIKRGAPAVFGTWPFVSDLRTGAMTGGSGEQAVLAAGVAQMGRYYGLSCGTAAGMSDAKLPDCQAGYEKGAAISLAAHAGANMVYESCGMYGSLLGCSYEGMVIDNDMLGAINRTVRGIEVSDETIGIETMREVTSGVQHYLGSNQTMSLMQSHYIYPDIGDRTSPKEWGELGKPKLLDVARKQLHATLSSHYPQHLSPELDAQLRAEHTIHLDPVLMTVSDRWTTEN is encoded by the coding sequence ATGGCCTCTGCAAGCCCCCGACGTCGCCGAAACGCCCGCGCCGCCAAACACGCCGAACGCGCGGCCCCACTGCAAGAACACGAGCGCCCGGTCCGCCCGGGGTTCGAAGGCGGACGCTACGCGCCCTTCACCGATGCCCAGCTCGAGCACCTGCACCGGGCCACGCTGGACGTGCTCGCCGACATCGGCCTTGCCAACGCGATCCCGAGTTGCGTTGAGCGCGTGGTCGCCGCGGGCGGTGAGCTCACGGACGCCGGCCGCTTGCGCTTTCCGAAGGCCCTCGTCGAGGACACCCTTGCACACTGCATGCGCAACGTGGTGATGCACGCTCGCGACCCGCAGTACGACCTCAACCTCAGCGGCAGCCGCGTGCACTTCGGCTCCGCCGGTGCCGCGGTGCACATGGTCGACATCGAGAACGACACCTACCGCGACTCCACCCTGCTCGATCTCTACGACCTTGCTCGCCTGGTCGACACGCTCGACAACGTGCACTTCTTTCAGCGACCGGTGGTCGCACGCGACATGGTCGACAACCGCGACCTCGACATCAACAGCCTCTACGTGTGCCTCGCCGGCACCACCAAGCACATCGGTGTCGGTTTTACCGAACCCGACTACGTGCGCGAGGGCCTCGAGCTTTTGCACAAGGTCGCCGGTGGCGAAGACAAATGGCGAGAGCGTCCTTTTGTCAGCATGAGCAACTGCTTTGTCGTTCCACCCTTGCGTTTTGCTGAAGACGCATGCCGCTGCATGGAAGTAGCCATCGAAGGCGGCATGCCTGTCTTGCTGCTCTCCGCCGGCCAGGCTGGCGCGACCAGCCCCGCGTCGCTCGCAGGCTCGGTAGTGCAAGCCGTGGCCGAGTGCCTTGCCGGGCTCGTGTACACCAACTTGATCAAGCGCGGCGCACCCGCGGTGTTCGGCACCTGGCCTTTCGTGTCGGACTTGCGCACCGGTGCGATGACCGGCGGCTCGGGTGAGCAAGCTGTGCTGGCGGCCGGCGTCGCCCAGATGGGCCGCTACTACGGACTCTCCTGTGGCACCGCGGCCGGCATGTCCGACGCCAAGCTTCCTGATTGCCAAGCCGGGTACGAGAAAGGTGCTGCCATTTCCCTCGCCGCGCACGCCGGCGCCAACATGGTGTACGAGAGCTGCGGCATGTACGGCAGCCTGCTTGGCTGTTCTTATGAGGGCATGGTCATCGACAACGACATGCTCGGCGCAATCAACCGCACCGTGCGCGGCATCGAGGTCAGCGACGAGACCATCGGCATCGAGACCATGCGCGAAGTCACGAGCGGCGTCCAGCACTACCTCGGCAGCAACCAGACCATGTCGCTGATGCAGAGCCACTACATCTACCCTGACATCGGCGACCGCACCAGCCCCAAGGAGTGGGGCGAGCTCGGCAAGCCGAAGCTGCTCGACGTGGCACGCAAGCAACTGCACGCCACGCTCAGCAGCCACTACCCGCAGCACCTTTCGCCCGAACTCGACGCCCAGCTGCGCGCCGAACACACGATTCACCTTGACCCGGTGCTGATGACCGTCAGCGACCGCTGGACCACCGAGAACTGA
- a CDS encoding FAD-dependent oxidoreductase, whose amino-acid sequence MSDIPTTARVVIIGGGVVGVSTLYHLALAGWTDCVLLEKNELTAGSTWHAAGNVPTFSASWSVMNMQRYSTELYRELGERVNYPMNYHVSGSLRLAHSSERMQEFERARGMGQYQGIGIEMCQVSDLKDRYPFLETHDLVGGLYDPTDGDIDPAQLTQALAKGARELGATIIRFNPATGVRRENGEWVVETEKGEIRCEKVVNAAGYYAQRVSEWFKPYGGRTLPMMVMSHQYLISETIPEIEAWSAEHGGKLPLLRDVDSSYYLRQEKMGLNLGPYENNGEGAWLSPSDPMPEDFSFQLYDDDLDRIAWHIEDAMGRVPLLGSVGIERVINGPIPYAPDGLPLIGPMPGVPNAFEACVFTFGIAQGGGAGKVMAEWITEGETEWDMWSCDPRRYTDYTDQDYCNQKGLEVYRNEYAMHFPHHEWPAGRDRKLSPAHDAIKLAGAQFGAYNGWERANWFAKPGDDTSHEATQTWNREGPWATRIREECHAVRDSVGVLDLPGFSRFSVSGVGAADWLLGLIAGNLPKVGRMNLAYFPTAQGRILTEMSVMRHGDDDFTLITAATAQWHDFEILRDALPADGSISLSDHTTEFSTLIVCGPKSRELFAGLSDDADLSLGWLNHQQATVAGQPATLARVSFAGELGWEIHARNAHIPALYAAVTGAGATPFGMYALDSMRLEKGYRTWKGDLSTDYSLVEADLGRFIKLDKPQDFPGKVAIQTEIQAGSKKRFVHLEVDAGDCDAPYMSTLWQGDEIVGETTSGGWGYRSEKSLALGMLKSDLAEPGTVVDVDIYGERRKATVMAGPAWDPANERLRA is encoded by the coding sequence ATGTCTGATATCCCCACTACCGCGCGCGTCGTCATCATCGGCGGCGGTGTCGTCGGCGTCTCCACGCTCTACCACCTCGCGCTCGCCGGCTGGACCGATTGCGTGCTGCTGGAGAAGAACGAGCTCACCGCTGGCAGCACCTGGCACGCGGCGGGCAACGTCCCGACCTTCTCGGCCTCGTGGTCGGTGATGAACATGCAGCGCTACTCGACCGAGCTCTACCGCGAGCTCGGTGAGCGGGTCAACTACCCGATGAACTACCACGTCTCGGGCTCCTTGCGCCTCGCGCACAGCAGCGAGCGCATGCAGGAGTTCGAGCGCGCGCGCGGCATGGGCCAGTACCAGGGCATCGGCATCGAGATGTGCCAGGTGTCAGACCTGAAAGACCGCTACCCCTTTCTCGAGACCCACGACCTGGTCGGTGGCCTCTACGACCCGACCGACGGCGACATCGATCCAGCCCAGCTCACCCAGGCACTCGCCAAGGGCGCGCGCGAGCTCGGCGCCACCATCATCCGTTTCAACCCCGCGACCGGCGTGCGCCGCGAAAACGGCGAGTGGGTGGTCGAAACGGAAAAAGGCGAAATCCGCTGCGAGAAGGTGGTGAACGCGGCGGGCTACTACGCCCAGCGCGTTTCCGAGTGGTTCAAGCCCTACGGCGGGCGCACCCTGCCAATGATGGTCATGAGCCACCAGTACCTGATCTCCGAGACCATTCCCGAGATCGAAGCCTGGAGTGCCGAGCACGGTGGCAAGCTGCCGCTGTTGCGCGACGTGGACTCCTCCTACTACCTGCGCCAGGAAAAGATGGGGCTGAACCTCGGCCCCTACGAGAACAACGGCGAAGGGGCGTGGCTGAGCCCGAGCGACCCAATGCCCGAGGACTTCAGCTTCCAGCTTTACGACGACGACCTCGACCGCATCGCCTGGCACATCGAAGACGCCATGGGCCGCGTGCCACTGCTCGGCAGCGTGGGCATCGAACGCGTGATCAACGGCCCGATCCCGTACGCACCCGACGGCCTGCCGTTGATCGGGCCGATGCCCGGCGTGCCAAACGCCTTCGAGGCCTGCGTGTTCACCTTCGGCATCGCCCAGGGCGGCGGCGCCGGCAAGGTGATGGCGGAGTGGATCACCGAGGGCGAGACCGAGTGGGACATGTGGTCCTGCGACCCGCGCCGCTACACCGACTACACCGACCAGGACTACTGCAACCAGAAAGGGCTCGAGGTCTACCGTAACGAGTACGCGATGCACTTCCCGCATCACGAGTGGCCGGCCGGTCGCGACCGCAAGCTCTCCCCCGCGCACGACGCGATCAAACTCGCCGGCGCGCAGTTCGGTGCCTACAACGGCTGGGAACGCGCCAACTGGTTTGCCAAGCCCGGTGATGACACGTCTCACGAGGCGACGCAGACCTGGAACCGCGAAGGCCCGTGGGCGACCCGCATCCGCGAGGAATGCCACGCCGTGCGCGACAGCGTCGGCGTGCTCGACCTGCCAGGCTTCTCGCGCTTCAGCGTGAGCGGCGTGGGCGCCGCCGACTGGCTGCTCGGCCTGATCGCCGGCAACCTGCCAAAGGTCGGACGCATGAACCTCGCGTACTTCCCGACCGCCCAGGGCCGCATCCTGACCGAGATGTCGGTCATGCGCCACGGCGACGACGACTTCACGCTGATCACCGCGGCGACCGCCCAGTGGCACGACTTCGAGATCCTGCGTGACGCGCTGCCGGCTGACGGCAGCATCAGCCTGAGCGACCACACGACCGAGTTCTCCACGCTGATCGTGTGCGGGCCGAAATCGCGCGAGCTGTTTGCCGGCCTGAGCGACGACGCCGACCTCAGCCTCGGCTGGTTGAACCACCAACAAGCGACGGTCGCCGGGCAACCCGCCACCCTCGCCCGCGTGAGCTTCGCCGGTGAACTCGGCTGGGAGATCCACGCCCGCAACGCGCACATCCCCGCGCTCTACGCCGCCGTGACCGGGGCCGGCGCCACACCCTTCGGCATGTACGCGCTCGATTCGATGCGCCTCGAGAAGGGTTACCGCACCTGGAAGGGCGACCTCTCGACCGACTACAGCCTGGTGGAAGCCGACCTCGGCCGCTTCATCAAGCTCGACAAGCCGCAGGACTTCCCGGGCAAAGTCGCCATCCAGACGGAAATACAAGCCGGTTCGAAAAAGCGCTTTGTGCACCTCGAGGTGGACGCAGGCGACTGCGACGCGCCCTACATGTCGACCCTGTGGCAAGGCGACGAGATCGTCGGTGAAACCACCTCGGGCGGCTGGGGCTACCGCAGCGAGAAGTCGCTCGCGCTCGGCATGCTGAAGTCAGACCTCGCCGAGCCCGGCACCGTGGTGGACGTCGACATCTACGGCGAACGCCGCAAAGCCACGGTGATGGCCGGACCCGCCTGGGACCCGGCAAACGAGCGCCTGCGCGCCTGA
- a CDS encoding MAPEG family protein → MVTPLYAALLTGLFLVLSFRALLLRRKHGVGVGTGGNPTLEKALAAHSNCAEYLPLALLLLYMLEVQTGTGLTVHALGVALVIGRCLHAYGVSQVDEDYRFRVAGMVLTLSCLIGAAWRLAASTLG, encoded by the coding sequence ATGGTCACGCCGCTCTACGCCGCCCTGCTGACGGGTCTGTTCCTCGTGTTGAGTTTCCGGGCGCTGCTGTTGCGCCGCAAGCACGGCGTCGGCGTCGGCACCGGCGGCAACCCGACGCTGGAGAAGGCCCTCGCAGCCCACAGCAACTGCGCCGAGTACCTGCCGCTGGCGCTGTTGCTGCTGTACATGCTCGAGGTGCAGACCGGCACGGGGCTCACCGTGCACGCGCTCGGCGTGGCGCTCGTGATCGGCCGCTGCCTGCACGCTTACGGGGTCAGTCAGGTCGATGAGGACTACCGCTTCCGGGTCGCCGGTATGGTGCTGACGCTGAGCTGCCTGATCGGCGCGGCCTGGCGCCTCGCCGCGAGCACCCTCGGCTAG
- a CDS encoding GMC family oxidoreductase N-terminal domain-containing protein, which translates to MAAQDTFDYIVVGGGAAGCVLAARLALESEASVLLLERGNADTSRWIHIPATFFRALQSADADVVVSEPDASLDDKPFPVPQGRVLGGGSSVNGMIYMRGQARDYDDWAAQHGCAGWAYADVLPTFKRQERNTRLADPYHGTDGALVVADPATKHPVSAAIIAAAHAAGVPPTEDFNGAQQAGAGWYQVTAHAGQRQSAAHCFLRPALGRDNLSVLTGHLVARLQFTARRATAVDCLTPEGTPTRFRARREIILTAGSFHSPKLLMLSGIGPAAELRRHGIDTVHTVADVGQHYQDHVGAPVTRRLKDNIGLYGAERGLTALRHGLNYALFKRGLLMSNLLQAGACVDTRGDGRPDVQYNFAPFAPGSPGSPPLPFHAIQVHPMTMRPASRGHLGLASTDPRDPPRFHASALAHEADLDTLRRGVRLAREICDQAPLRELIDEEIWPGSDVSSATGSNALDRAIRSQARTIFHPAGTCRMGPDAGAVVDLQLRVNGVSGLRVADCSIMPALTSGNTKAPTMMIADRCADALLNDH; encoded by the coding sequence GTGGCCGCGCAGGACACCTTCGACTACATCGTGGTGGGCGGCGGCGCCGCCGGTTGCGTGCTCGCCGCGCGGCTCGCGTTGGAGAGTGAGGCCTCGGTGCTGTTGCTCGAACGCGGCAACGCCGACACCAGCCGTTGGATTCACATCCCCGCCACCTTCTTCAGGGCGCTGCAGAGCGCTGACGCCGACGTCGTGGTTTCTGAGCCCGACGCCTCGCTCGACGACAAGCCCTTCCCGGTGCCGCAGGGCCGAGTGCTCGGCGGCGGCTCGTCGGTCAACGGCATGATCTACATGCGCGGGCAGGCCCGCGACTACGACGACTGGGCGGCGCAGCACGGCTGCGCTGGCTGGGCCTACGCCGACGTCCTGCCGACCTTCAAACGTCAGGAGCGCAACACCCGGCTCGCCGACCCGTACCACGGCACCGACGGCGCACTCGTGGTCGCGGACCCGGCAACGAAACACCCCGTCTCGGCTGCGATCATCGCCGCCGCCCACGCCGCCGGCGTGCCACCCACCGAAGACTTCAACGGCGCACAGCAGGCCGGCGCCGGTTGGTACCAGGTGACCGCGCACGCCGGGCAGCGGCAGTCCGCGGCCCACTGCTTTCTCCGCCCGGCGCTGGGCCGCGACAACCTGAGCGTGCTGACCGGGCACCTCGTCGCCCGGCTGCAGTTCACCGCGCGCCGGGCCACCGCGGTCGACTGCCTGACCCCGGAAGGCACGCCAACGCGGTTTCGGGCCCGACGCGAGATCATCCTGACCGCCGGCAGCTTCCACAGCCCGAAGCTCCTGATGCTCTCGGGCATCGGCCCGGCCGCGGAGCTCCGTCGCCACGGCATCGACACCGTCCACACGGTGGCGGACGTCGGCCAGCACTACCAGGACCACGTCGGCGCGCCGGTCACCCGCCGACTGAAGGACAACATCGGCTTGTACGGTGCCGAGCGTGGACTCACCGCGCTGCGCCACGGCCTCAACTACGCGCTGTTCAAGCGCGGTCTGTTGATGAGCAACCTGCTGCAGGCCGGCGCCTGCGTCGACACCCGGGGGGACGGCCGTCCCGACGTGCAGTACAACTTCGCGCCTTTCGCGCCGGGCAGCCCCGGCTCGCCACCGCTGCCCTTTCACGCGATCCAGGTGCACCCGATGACGATGCGGCCGGCGTCCAGAGGGCACCTCGGCCTCGCCTCGACCGACCCGCGCGACCCGCCCCGCTTCCACGCCTCGGCGCTCGCCCACGAGGCCGACCTCGACACCCTGCGGCGCGGCGTGCGCCTGGCACGCGAGATCTGCGACCAGGCGCCGCTCCGCGAGCTGATCGACGAGGAAATCTGGCCCGGTTCGGACGTCAGCAGCGCCACCGGGTCCAACGCGCTGGACCGCGCCATCCGGTCCCAGGCGCGCACGATCTTTCACCCGGCGGGCACCTGCCGCATGGGTCCGGACGCCGGTGCCGTGGTAGATTTGCAACTCCGGGTGAACGGGGTCAGCGGCCTGCGCGTGGCCGACTGTTCGATCATGCCGGCGCTGACCTCCGGCAACACCAAGGCACCGACGATGATGATCGCAGACCGCTGCGCCGACGCCCTGCTGAACGACCACTGA
- a CDS encoding cupin domain-containing protein yields MDQHFFNLNDAEGGIERELAPGITTRVYNGEHAMVSIVRFEPNIRGTLHHHPEEQWGLCVEGGGKRFQGEQVVDVSPGDFWRTPGGVPHTMEAGDAGLVVMDVFAPPRTAYTQPGSGFAAETAD; encoded by the coding sequence ATGGACCAGCATTTCTTCAATCTGAACGACGCCGAGGGCGGCATTGAGCGCGAACTCGCGCCCGGGATCACCACGCGGGTGTACAACGGTGAGCACGCCATGGTGTCGATCGTGCGTTTCGAGCCGAACATCCGCGGCACCCTGCACCACCACCCCGAAGAACAGTGGGGTCTGTGCGTCGAGGGCGGTGGAAAGCGCTTTCAGGGTGAGCAGGTCGTCGACGTGTCACCCGGCGATTTCTGGCGCACGCCGGGCGGCGTGCCACACACCATGGAGGCCGGCGACGCCGGCCTGGTGGTCATGGATGTGTTTGCGCCGCCGCGCACCGCGTACACGCAGCCCGGCAGCGGCTTTGCCGCCGAGACGGCCGACTGA